The Pectobacterium carotovorum genome contains a region encoding:
- the rpoZ gene encoding DNA-directed RNA polymerase subunit omega produces MARVTVQDAVEKIGNRFDLVLVAARRARQIQTGGKDPLVPEENDKYTVIALREIEEGLINNQILDVRDRQEQQEQEAAEIQAVTAIAEGRR; encoded by the coding sequence ATGGCACGCGTAACTGTTCAAGACGCTGTAGAGAAAATTGGTAACCGTTTTGACCTGGTGTTGGTCGCTGCTCGTCGCGCCCGTCAAATCCAGACTGGCGGCAAAGATCCGCTGGTTCCTGAAGAAAACGATAAGTACACCGTGATCGCACTGCGTGAGATCGAAGAAGGTCTGATCAACAACCAGATTCTGGATGTTCGTGACCGTCAGGAACAGCAAGAGCAGGAAGCCGCAGAGATTCAGGCGGTTACCGCGATTGCTGA
- the gmk gene encoding guanylate kinase has translation MAQGTLYIVSAPSGAGKSSLIQALLKTQPLYDTQVSISHTTRAKRPGENHGEHYFFVEVDEFKRMIQDNEFLEHAEVFGNYYGTSRPAIEQVLATGVDVFLDIDWQGAKQIRAQMPYARSIFILPPSKEELARRLRGRGQDSDEVIARRMSQAVAEMTHYGEYDYLIVNDDFDLALLDLKTIIRAERLRLSRQQVRHDALITKLLAD, from the coding sequence ATGGCTCAAGGCACGTTATATATCGTTTCTGCTCCCAGTGGAGCCGGGAAATCCAGCCTGATTCAGGCGTTATTAAAAACTCAGCCGCTTTACGACACTCAGGTATCGATTTCGCATACCACTCGAGCTAAACGACCGGGAGAAAACCACGGCGAACACTATTTCTTCGTCGAAGTCGATGAATTTAAGCGTATGATTCAGGATAACGAGTTTCTGGAGCACGCTGAAGTCTTCGGTAATTACTACGGTACATCCCGACCGGCAATTGAGCAGGTATTAGCGACTGGCGTTGATGTTTTTCTGGATATCGACTGGCAAGGAGCCAAGCAAATCCGCGCCCAGATGCCGTACGCGCGCAGTATTTTCATTCTGCCGCCGTCAAAAGAAGAGTTGGCTCGCCGCCTACGCGGCCGTGGACAAGACAGCGATGAAGTCATTGCCCGTCGTATGTCTCAGGCAGTGGCTGAAATGACGCACTACGGCGAGTATGATTACCTGATTGTGAATGATGATTTCGATCTGGCGTTACTCGATCTGAAAACCATTATTCGCGCCGAACGTCTGCGTTTAAGCAGACAACAGGTTCGGCATGATGCATTAATCACCAAACTATTGGCAGACTGA
- the ligB gene encoding NAD-dependent DNA ligase LigB — protein sequence MWLRAGAFLIIIVVGDICGFAAAAQVCPDWDNMRSSKEIDALRHQLERWDDVYYTEGKSPIEDDVYDQLRDQLNQWVGCFQRQNAIPARLPDSGKQPHPVAHTGLKKLSDRGQLVQWIAQREDVWVQPKVDGVAVTLVYQHGKFVSAVSRGNGLQGEDWTEKVRLIPGIPHLLTDAPPSLVLQGEFFLKMTDHRQRIQGGVNARSVVAGEMRRHQPSPVLSQIGLFVWEWPDGPKTMPERLEKLKEMGFAMTADYTHAIGSFADAEKWRHHWYHNPLPFVTDGVVIRQTKEPQGRYWRNTAADWAIAWKYPPVHQVAEVTDVAFSVGRTGKIAVVLKLNPLQLDDKSVSRVNVGSLSRWKQWDVLPGDRVSVSLAGQGIPRLDNVVWRGTERPAIVSPNEHDFHAFSCFRYSVVCQQQFLARLVWLSGEQGLNLAGVRDGMWLRLMQHDLLEDVLSWLFLTEAQLNAINGMGDKRARDIYKSLQSARQMPLSRWLLALGIPVPRSAISALDHVDWLALQQWTAQQWRQFSGIGERRAEEIMAFLKHPIVVELIARLDREGINR from the coding sequence ATGTGGCTCAGGGCCGGCGCATTTTTGATCATCATCGTTGTTGGGGACATCTGCGGTTTTGCGGCAGCGGCCCAGGTCTGCCCCGATTGGGATAACATGCGTTCCAGCAAAGAAATTGATGCACTACGTCATCAGTTAGAACGGTGGGATGACGTGTATTACACCGAAGGGAAAAGCCCGATAGAAGATGATGTTTATGATCAGCTACGGGACCAGTTAAATCAGTGGGTCGGCTGTTTTCAGCGCCAAAACGCCATTCCTGCACGATTACCTGATAGCGGTAAGCAACCCCATCCTGTTGCCCATACGGGATTGAAAAAATTGTCCGATCGCGGGCAGTTGGTGCAATGGATCGCCCAGCGAGAGGATGTATGGGTTCAGCCAAAAGTTGATGGTGTGGCCGTTACGCTGGTCTATCAGCACGGCAAGTTTGTATCTGCGGTTAGCCGGGGTAACGGCCTGCAAGGCGAAGACTGGACGGAAAAAGTTCGTCTGATTCCGGGAATTCCTCATTTATTGACTGATGCACCTCCCTCACTGGTATTACAGGGAGAGTTTTTCCTGAAGATGACCGATCATCGGCAGCGTATTCAGGGTGGAGTGAATGCCCGTTCGGTGGTGGCGGGTGAAATGCGTCGTCATCAACCCTCTCCCGTGCTGTCGCAGATTGGCCTGTTTGTCTGGGAATGGCCGGATGGCCCAAAAACGATGCCCGAACGTCTGGAGAAATTGAAAGAAATGGGGTTTGCCATGACGGCGGACTATACCCATGCTATTGGGTCATTCGCCGACGCGGAAAAATGGCGTCATCACTGGTATCACAACCCGCTGCCCTTCGTGACGGATGGCGTGGTTATACGCCAGACTAAAGAGCCGCAGGGGCGATATTGGCGTAATACTGCGGCCGACTGGGCGATCGCATGGAAATATCCGCCTGTTCATCAGGTTGCGGAAGTCACTGATGTCGCATTTTCTGTCGGGCGGACGGGTAAGATCGCTGTGGTGTTAAAACTTAATCCTCTGCAACTGGATGACAAATCGGTCAGCCGGGTGAATGTCGGTTCGCTGTCTCGTTGGAAACAATGGGACGTGTTGCCTGGCGATCGGGTGAGCGTCAGCCTGGCGGGGCAGGGGATACCACGTCTGGATAATGTGGTATGGCGGGGGACTGAACGGCCTGCCATCGTTTCCCCCAATGAACATGATTTCCATGCTTTTAGCTGTTTTCGGTATAGTGTGGTTTGCCAGCAGCAATTTCTGGCGCGCTTAGTCTGGTTGAGTGGAGAGCAGGGGTTAAATCTTGCGGGGGTGCGCGACGGGATGTGGCTGCGCCTGATGCAGCATGATTTACTGGAAGATGTGCTGTCATGGCTGTTTCTGACTGAGGCACAGCTTAATGCGATCAATGGCATGGGCGATAAGCGGGCGCGAGATATCTATAAGAGCTTGCAGTCGGCACGGCAGATGCCGCTATCCCGTTGGCTACTTGCGCTGGGTATTCCTGTTCCCCGTTCTGCAATTAGCGCATTAGATCATGTGGATTGGCTAGCGTTACAGCAATGGACGGCGCAACAGTGGCGACAGTTCTCTGGTATTGGAGAACGGCGTGCAGAAGAGATTATGGCGTTCCTGAAGCATCCCATCGTGGTGGAATTAATTGCCCGATTAGATCGTGAAGGCATAAATAGATAA
- the eptB gene encoding kdo(2)-lipid A phosphoethanolamine 7''-transferase, whose product MKFVASFSQPKLSFVLAIYIGLFLNISVYYRRFDYFSLSAGNQVPTFIPALVELTASILFTFFLMRIISLGGRRFYRIIASLLVLISVAASYYMTFFNVVIGYGIIAAVMTTDIDLSKEVIGFRFFLWMLAVSALPLFLIWKNSLRHTLFEQLKSPGKRLIPLLVLVAVVALVWMPLRYMDNIQSVSERESNVDLPSYGGVVAHSYLPSNWLSALGLFAYTKYDESQDSSNLFDPAQHFTYVPPKGIDDTYVVFIIGETTRWDHMGLLGYERDTTPKLSKEKNLVAFRGQSCDTSTKLSMRCMFVREGGTEDNPQRTLKEQNIFAVLKELGFTSELFAMQSEVWFYNSIEANNYSFREMIASEKHNDGKSVQDMLLVDEVKESLARYPKGKHLIVLHTKGSHYLYSMRYPRSYARYQPECMGVDASCTREQLINAFDNSVLYTDSFIDSVIDQVRDKKAIVFYASDHGESIDENYHLHGTPREMAPPEQFRSPMMVWTSDKFLADTDNLHAFEQLKAQQRVGKTHRHEELFDTILGCLGYSSPDGGINPKNNWCQKPAIPK is encoded by the coding sequence ATGAAGTTTGTAGCATCTTTTTCGCAACCCAAATTATCGTTTGTCCTGGCAATCTATATTGGTCTTTTTCTCAATATCTCAGTGTATTATCGACGGTTTGATTATTTTTCACTCTCTGCTGGTAACCAGGTTCCAACGTTTATTCCCGCTCTTGTCGAATTGACTGCGAGTATCTTATTTACCTTTTTCCTGATGAGAATTATTTCACTCGGGGGACGTCGTTTTTATCGAATTATTGCCTCTCTCCTGGTGCTGATTTCCGTTGCCGCCAGTTATTACATGACGTTTTTTAATGTCGTGATCGGCTATGGCATCATTGCTGCGGTCATGACCACAGATATTGATCTTTCTAAAGAAGTTATTGGTTTTCGTTTTTTCCTGTGGATGCTGGCGGTGAGTGCGCTACCGCTGTTTTTGATCTGGAAGAACTCACTGCGCCATACGCTGTTCGAACAGCTTAAATCGCCGGGAAAGCGTTTAATTCCTCTTCTGGTTCTTGTTGCCGTCGTTGCGCTGGTTTGGATGCCGCTTCGCTATATGGACAACATTCAGTCGGTGTCTGAACGGGAATCTAATGTGGATTTGCCCAGCTATGGCGGCGTAGTGGCTCACTCGTATCTGCCCTCTAACTGGTTATCTGCGTTAGGGTTATTTGCCTACACCAAGTATGACGAGAGTCAGGACTCTTCCAATCTTTTCGATCCGGCTCAGCATTTTACCTATGTCCCGCCGAAAGGCATTGATGATACCTACGTCGTTTTCATTATCGGTGAAACAACCCGTTGGGATCATATGGGGCTGCTAGGCTACGAGCGGGATACGACGCCAAAGTTATCGAAAGAAAAAAATCTGGTCGCATTCCGTGGCCAGTCATGTGATACCTCAACCAAGCTTTCTATGCGCTGTATGTTTGTGCGAGAAGGCGGTACGGAAGACAACCCGCAGCGAACGCTGAAAGAGCAGAATATCTTTGCCGTACTGAAAGAACTGGGCTTTACCTCCGAGCTGTTTGCCATGCAAAGTGAGGTGTGGTTCTACAATAGCATTGAGGCGAACAACTACTCTTTCCGCGAAATGATTGCGTCAGAGAAGCACAATGACGGTAAATCGGTGCAGGACATGTTGCTGGTTGATGAGGTCAAGGAGTCGCTGGCACGCTATCCCAAAGGCAAGCACCTGATTGTGCTGCATACCAAGGGTTCTCACTACCTGTATTCCATGCGCTATCCTCGCAGCTACGCGCGCTATCAGCCTGAGTGTATGGGCGTTGATGCCTCCTGTACGCGTGAGCAGTTGATTAATGCTTTCGATAATAGCGTGCTCTATACCGATAGCTTTATTGATAGCGTGATCGATCAGGTTCGGGATAAGAAAGCGATCGTGTTTTATGCTTCCGACCACGGTGAATCGATTGATGAGAACTATCATTTGCATGGTACACCGCGTGAGATGGCGCCGCCTGAGCAGTTCCGTTCACCGATGATGGTATGGACCTCGGATAAATTTTTGGCTGACACTGATAATCTGCATGCGTTTGAACAGCTAAAAGCTCAGCAGCGCGTTGGTAAAACACATCGCCATGAAGAGCTGTTTGATACGATTCTCGGATGCCTGGGATACTCGTCGCCTGATGGCGGTATTAACCCTAAAAATAACTGGTGTCAGAAACCTGCTATAC